A DNA window from Halomonas zincidurans B6 contains the following coding sequences:
- a CDS encoding RNA methyltransferase, with the protein MLDNIRIVLVQTFHPGNIGASARAMKTMGLTRLTLVNPRCFPDAEATRRAAGASDVVEQARVVTSLEAAVSDCVQVIGASARLRSLPLPHFDEPDEMARTLVANAERGPVALVFGRERYGLTNDEIRHCTHQVSIPANPDYGVLNLSQAVQVLAHEVYGAWRRADNAVPTASPSHGPLPTQQQLGYFHEHLQRVMEGSGFINQPHARTSDHLHALFARAQPNRKELSLLRGLLSSLEAHLDPPS; encoded by the coding sequence ATGCTCGACAATATTCGCATCGTTCTCGTCCAGACCTTCCACCCCGGCAACATCGGTGCCAGCGCCCGCGCCATGAAGACCATGGGCCTCACCCGGCTCACGCTGGTCAATCCACGCTGCTTTCCCGATGCCGAAGCGACGCGGCGGGCCGCCGGTGCCAGCGACGTGGTCGAACAGGCTCGGGTCGTCACCAGCCTTGAAGCGGCGGTCAGCGATTGCGTGCAGGTAATCGGCGCCAGCGCGCGCCTGCGTAGCCTGCCCTTGCCGCACTTCGACGAACCCGACGAGATGGCTCGCACGCTGGTCGCCAATGCCGAACGGGGCCCGGTGGCGTTGGTCTTCGGTCGCGAGCGCTACGGCCTGACCAACGACGAAATCCGCCACTGCACCCACCAGGTCAGCATCCCCGCCAACCCCGACTATGGCGTGCTCAACCTGTCCCAGGCGGTCCAGGTGCTCGCCCATGAGGTCTATGGCGCCTGGCGGCGGGCCGATAACGCGGTGCCCACGGCCTCGCCGAGCCACGGTCCGCTGCCGACCCAGCAACAGCTCGGCTACTTCCACGAGCACCTGCAGCGCGTCATGGAGGGCTCGGGATTCATCAATCAGCCCCATGCACGGACGTCGGATCATCTGCACGCGCTGTTCGCCCGCGCCCAACCCAACCGCAAGGAACTTTCGCTGCTGCGCGGCCTGCTCAGCTCGCTGGAAGCGCATCTCGACCCGCCCTCCTGA